A section of the Dermacoccus nishinomiyaensis genome encodes:
- the rplJ gene encoding 50S ribosomal protein L10 — MATAAKDAAIAELADNFRNSDAAVLTEYRGLTVAQITDLRNSIREHATYAVVKNTLTARAAAEAGVTAFDGQLQGPSAIAFVTGDPVETAKKLRDFAKANPLLVIKGGVLDGKAMSAEEINKLADLESRETLLAKLAGGLQASLSQAVYLFAAPLSQAARTVDALRAKVETEGPATDAAPAAEAATADVAEGGDEA, encoded by the coding sequence ATGGCTACCGCCGCTAAGGATGCAGCCATTGCCGAGCTTGCGGACAACTTCCGCAACTCGGATGCTGCCGTGCTGACGGAGTACCGCGGTCTCACCGTGGCGCAGATCACCGATCTGCGTAACTCCATTCGTGAGCACGCCACCTACGCCGTGGTGAAGAACACGCTGACCGCCCGTGCGGCTGCCGAAGCCGGCGTGACGGCTTTCGACGGCCAGCTCCAGGGCCCGTCCGCTATCGCCTTCGTCACCGGTGACCCGGTGGAGACGGCGAAGAAGCTGCGTGACTTCGCCAAGGCCAACCCTCTCCTCGTCATCAAGGGCGGCGTCCTTGACGGCAAGGCCATGTCGGCCGAGGAGATCAACAAGCTCGCGGACCTCGAGTCCCGCGAGACCCTGCTCGCCAAGCTGGCCGGGGGCCTCCAGGCCTCGCTCAGCCAGGCTGTCTACCTCTTCGCGGCCCCGCTGTCGCAGGCTGCTCGCACCGTCGACGCCCTGCGTGCCAAGGTCGAGACCGAGGGACCGGCCACCGACGCAGCCCCGGCTGCCGAAGCGGCCACCGCAGACGTCGCCGAGGGTGGCGACGAGGCCTGA
- the rplL gene encoding 50S ribosomal protein L7/L12: MAKLSNDELLEAFKEMTLIELSEFVTLFEDTFNVTAAAPVAAAAAPAAGGGDAGAAEEKSEFDVILASAGDKKIQVIKEVRALTSLGLKEAKDLVDGAPKPVLEGVAKDAADKAKEALEGAGATVEVK, translated from the coding sequence ATGGCGAAGCTCTCCAACGACGAGCTCCTCGAGGCTTTCAAGGAAATGACGCTCATCGAGCTCTCCGAGTTCGTGACGCTCTTCGAAGACACCTTCAACGTCACCGCTGCTGCTCCGGTTGCTGCCGCGGCTGCTCCGGCTGCAGGCGGCGGCGACGCCGGCGCTGCCGAGGAGAAGTCCGAGTTCGACGTCATCCTGGCCTCGGCCGGTGACAAGAAGATCCAGGTCATCAAGGAGGTGCGCGCCCTCACGTCCCTCGGTCTCAAGGAGGCCAAGGACCTCGTCGACGGCGCCCCGAAGCCGGTTCTCGAAGGTGTCGCCAAGGACGCTGCCGACAAGGCCAAGGAAGCCCTCGAAGGCGCCGGCGCCACCGTCGAGGTCAAGTGA
- a CDS encoding lamin tail domain-containing protein, whose translation MPLLPQRPTAIVTVAAAVAGLTSFSLSTAGSAQAASTTVTISEVFGGGGNSGAPLRSDFVELYNTSSAPVDLTGWSVQYWSASGTSAQKTPLSGQVAPGHHFLVKEADGANASAPALENPDVTGTIAMSGTAGRVAVVDPNGATVDLVGWGGASVAEGSPAPATTNSTSVFRKSECTDTDDNAVDFTVGTPTPTSSAAGATACTPQAPHEPSTVTIQQIQGSSHLSPLRDERVSKVSGVVTAINATGFWMQAPSDDDDATSDAVFVYTKTAPTAVVGDAVSVDATVSEFRPGGASGNDNLTTTQLTSPVVTVTASGQALPAPAVLGKDRIAPQQNVESGDPKNVESAAATFDPTKNAIDFDESLEGMRVALDDARAVGPTNPKYRETPVVPGQNVDALTTPRGGVLYSGYDHPNAMRVILDDQAKPANPLPVSTVGDVYTGRTTGIMDYSFAMPHVHVTDVAGHRSAGLKRETTKAQGLFEMAVATFNVENLAPSDPQTKYDRLAGQITGNLHSPDVLALEEIQDNNGAQNDGTVDSSTTVKKLVDTIKAAGGPTYQARWVDPENGKDGGQPGGNIRQVFLYRTDRGTSFVDKGTPGATTATGVTGRGLFTDLTVSPGRIDPTNTAFTDSRKPLVGEFKFRGTKVYVIANHFNSKGGDDPLFGRWQQPVRSSETQRHAQATVVRGFIDKLLAADPNARIVTLGDLNDFEFSRTTDILVGNRKTAMTDLPRTLPANERYSYVYEGNSQILDHILLSPKLAQPWLGLAKPPFNYDIVHTNSEFPDQDSDHDPQIVRMTVTPF comes from the coding sequence ATGCCACTGCTTCCCCAGCGCCCCACCGCCATCGTCACCGTCGCCGCAGCCGTCGCGGGGCTGACGTCGTTCTCGCTGTCCACCGCAGGTTCGGCGCAGGCTGCGTCGACCACCGTCACGATCAGCGAGGTGTTCGGCGGAGGCGGCAACAGCGGCGCACCGCTGCGCAGCGACTTCGTCGAGCTCTACAACACCTCGAGCGCGCCCGTCGACCTCACCGGCTGGAGCGTCCAGTACTGGTCCGCGTCGGGCACGAGCGCCCAGAAGACTCCGCTCAGCGGCCAGGTCGCACCGGGACACCACTTCCTCGTCAAGGAAGCCGACGGCGCGAACGCGTCCGCGCCCGCCCTGGAGAATCCTGACGTGACGGGCACGATCGCGATGTCGGGCACCGCGGGCCGCGTCGCCGTCGTCGACCCGAACGGCGCCACCGTCGACCTCGTCGGCTGGGGCGGGGCGAGCGTCGCGGAGGGTTCCCCTGCCCCCGCGACGACGAACTCGACGTCCGTCTTCCGCAAGAGCGAGTGCACCGACACCGACGACAACGCTGTCGACTTCACCGTCGGCACCCCGACGCCGACGTCGTCGGCGGCCGGCGCGACGGCCTGCACCCCGCAGGCGCCGCACGAGCCGTCGACGGTGACGATCCAGCAGATCCAGGGTTCCTCGCACCTCTCGCCGCTCAGGGACGAGCGCGTCAGCAAGGTCAGCGGTGTCGTCACCGCCATCAATGCCACCGGGTTCTGGATGCAGGCCCCGAGCGACGACGACGACGCGACGAGCGACGCCGTCTTCGTCTACACCAAGACCGCGCCCACCGCCGTCGTCGGTGACGCCGTCAGCGTCGACGCCACCGTCTCCGAATTCCGACCGGGCGGCGCCTCGGGCAACGACAACCTGACGACGACGCAGCTGACGAGCCCCGTCGTCACCGTCACCGCGTCCGGGCAAGCGCTGCCGGCGCCTGCCGTCCTCGGCAAGGACCGCATCGCCCCACAGCAGAACGTCGAGTCGGGCGACCCGAAGAACGTCGAATCGGCAGCGGCCACCTTCGACCCGACGAAGAACGCGATCGACTTCGACGAGTCGCTCGAAGGCATGCGCGTCGCCCTCGACGATGCGCGCGCCGTCGGCCCGACCAACCCCAAGTACCGCGAGACCCCGGTCGTGCCCGGCCAGAACGTCGACGCGCTGACCACGCCGCGCGGTGGCGTGCTCTACTCCGGCTACGACCACCCGAACGCGATGCGCGTCATCCTCGACGACCAGGCCAAGCCCGCCAACCCGCTGCCCGTCAGCACCGTAGGTGACGTCTACACCGGCCGCACCACCGGCATCATGGACTACTCCTTCGCCATGCCGCACGTGCACGTCACCGACGTCGCGGGGCACCGCAGCGCCGGCCTGAAGCGCGAGACGACGAAGGCCCAGGGCCTGTTCGAGATGGCCGTCGCGACATTCAACGTCGAGAACCTCGCACCCAGCGACCCCCAGACGAAGTACGACCGCCTCGCCGGCCAGATCACGGGCAACCTGCACTCCCCCGATGTCCTCGCGCTCGAAGAGATCCAGGACAACAACGGCGCCCAGAACGACGGCACCGTCGACTCGTCCACGACCGTCAAGAAGCTCGTCGACACCATCAAGGCCGCCGGCGGCCCGACGTACCAGGCGCGCTGGGTCGACCCCGAGAACGGCAAGGACGGAGGCCAGCCCGGAGGCAACATCCGCCAGGTGTTCCTCTACCGCACCGACCGCGGCACGTCGTTCGTCGACAAGGGAACCCCCGGCGCGACGACGGCCACCGGCGTCACCGGGCGTGGCCTGTTCACCGACCTCACCGTCTCGCCCGGCCGCATCGACCCGACGAACACCGCCTTCACCGACTCGCGCAAGCCGCTCGTCGGCGAGTTCAAGTTCCGCGGGACGAAGGTGTACGTCATCGCCAACCACTTCAACAGCAAGGGCGGCGACGACCCGCTCTTCGGCCGCTGGCAGCAGCCCGTGCGCTCGTCCGAGACGCAGCGCCACGCGCAGGCCACCGTCGTGCGCGGATTCATCGACAAGCTGCTCGCCGCCGACCCCAACGCTCGCATCGTGACGCTCGGTGACCTCAACGACTTCGAGTTCAGCCGGACCACCGACATCCTCGTCGGAAACCGCAAGACAGCGATGACGGACCTGCCGCGCACCCTGCCCGCCAACGAGCGGTACTCGTACGTGTACGAGGGCAACAGCCAGATCCTCGACCACATCCTGCTCAGCCCCAAGCTCGCCCAGCCCTGGCTCGGCCTCGCGAAGCCGCCGTTCAACTACGACATCGTCCACACCAACAGCGAGTTCCCCGACCAGGACTCCGACCACGACCCGCAGATCGTCCGCATGACCGTCACCCCGTTCTGA
- the rplK gene encoding 50S ribosomal protein L11: MPPKKKVSGFIKLQIQAGAATPAPPVGPALGQHGVNIMEFVKAYNAATESQRGNVIPVEITVYEDRSFTFITKTPPAAELIKKAAGVQKGSGEPHKTKVAHLSADQVREIAQQKMQDLNANDLDMASRIIAGTARSMGITTD, from the coding sequence ATGCCTCCGAAGAAGAAGGTTTCCGGTTTCATCAAGCTGCAGATCCAGGCCGGTGCGGCGACGCCGGCTCCGCCGGTCGGTCCGGCGCTGGGTCAGCACGGTGTGAACATCATGGAGTTCGTCAAGGCGTACAACGCTGCGACGGAGTCCCAGCGCGGCAACGTCATCCCGGTCGAGATCACGGTCTACGAGGACCGTTCGTTCACGTTCATCACGAAGACGCCGCCGGCTGCTGAGCTCATCAAGAAGGCTGCGGGCGTCCAGAAGGGTTCCGGCGAGCCGCACAAGACGAAGGTCGCGCACCTGTCGGCGGATCAGGTTCGTGAGATCGCGCAGCAGAAGATGCAGGACCTCAACGCGAACGATCTCGACATGGCGTCGCGGATCATTGCGGGTACGGCGCGTTCGATGGGGATTACCACCGACTGA
- the rplA gene encoding 50S ribosomal protein L1: MKRSKTYRAAEEKIEEGKLYSPLEAVRLAKETAGTKFDSTVEVAMRLGVDPRKADQMVRGTVNLPNGTGKTARVLVFANGDKAAAAEAAGADFVGSDDLIAKVQGGWTDFDAVVATPDLMGKVGRLGKVLGPRGLMPNPKTGTVTMDVAKAVGDIKGGKIEFRVDKHANLHFIIGKSSFDEKALVENYAAALDEILRLKPSASKGRYITKATMATTMGPGILIDQSRTRNLMEDGAEQA; encoded by the coding sequence ATGAAGCGCAGCAAGACGTACCGCGCGGCGGAAGAGAAGATCGAAGAAGGCAAGCTGTACTCGCCGCTCGAGGCTGTTCGCCTCGCGAAGGAGACGGCCGGCACGAAGTTCGATTCGACGGTCGAGGTTGCGATGCGCCTCGGTGTCGACCCGCGCAAGGCGGACCAGATGGTTCGTGGCACGGTGAACCTGCCGAACGGCACGGGTAAGACGGCTCGCGTCCTCGTGTTCGCCAACGGTGACAAGGCTGCGGCGGCCGAGGCTGCCGGCGCCGACTTCGTTGGTTCGGATGACCTGATCGCCAAGGTTCAGGGTGGCTGGACGGACTTCGACGCCGTCGTCGCGACGCCCGACCTCATGGGCAAGGTCGGTCGCCTGGGTAAGGTGCTCGGTCCGCGTGGTCTCATGCCGAACCCGAAGACGGGAACGGTGACGATGGACGTCGCGAAGGCCGTCGGAGACATCAAGGGCGGAAAGATCGAGTTCCGTGTCGACAAGCACGCGAACCTGCACTTCATCATCGGCAAGTCCTCGTTCGACGAAAAGGCTCTTGTCGAAAACTATGCGGCTGCGCTCGATGAGATCCTGCGGCTGAAGCCGTCGGCGTCGAAGGGTCGTTACATCACGAAGGCCACGATGGCCACGACGATGGGCCCTGGCATCCTGATCGACCAGTCGCGCACGCGCAACCTCATGGAGGACGGCGCCGAGCAGGCCTGA
- the nusG gene encoding transcription termination/antitermination protein NusG, with amino-acid sequence MTEQNPEQLSPAAAEEAEFAAGAVRTPDADLAPEQGEVGELPSAAEAHADDAEREVEQEAVVDAEVAPAEQADAVDPREAFIAELKSQFGDWYVIHSYAGYEKRVKTNLEQRITSLNMEDYIFQIEVPMEDYTEIKNGQKKSGTRVRIPGYVLVRMDLTDESWGAVRHTPGVTGFVGNAHQPYPLSIDEVVTMLNPTFEEPEASAEGAAASSGSASSASADVDFTVGESVTVMEGPFETLPATISEINADTQKIKVLVSIFGRETPVELGFNQVAKI; translated from the coding sequence ATGACCGAGCAGAACCCCGAGCAGCTTTCGCCGGCTGCGGCGGAAGAGGCCGAATTCGCGGCGGGCGCTGTGCGCACGCCTGACGCTGACCTGGCGCCCGAGCAGGGCGAGGTCGGCGAACTGCCGAGCGCCGCCGAGGCCCACGCCGACGACGCCGAGCGCGAGGTGGAGCAGGAGGCCGTCGTCGACGCCGAGGTCGCCCCGGCCGAGCAGGCTGACGCGGTCGACCCTCGCGAGGCGTTCATCGCGGAGCTCAAGTCGCAGTTCGGTGACTGGTACGTCATCCACTCCTACGCGGGCTACGAGAAGCGTGTGAAGACGAACCTCGAGCAGCGCATCACGAGCCTCAACATGGAGGATTACATCTTCCAGATCGAGGTTCCGATGGAGGACTACACCGAGATCAAGAACGGGCAGAAGAAGTCGGGTACGCGCGTGCGCATCCCGGGTTACGTGCTCGTGCGCATGGATCTGACGGACGAGTCGTGGGGCGCAGTGCGTCACACCCCGGGTGTCACGGGCTTCGTCGGCAACGCGCACCAGCCGTACCCGTTGTCGATCGACGAGGTCGTCACGATGCTGAACCCGACGTTCGAGGAGCCGGAGGCTTCGGCTGAGGGTGCGGCCGCGTCGAGTGGCTCCGCGTCGTCGGCGTCCGCGGATGTCGACTTCACCGTCGGCGAGTCCGTCACCGTCATGGAAGGCCCGTTCGAGACGTTGCCCGCGACGATCTCCGAGATCAACGCGGACACGCAGAAGATCAAGGTGCTCGTGTCGATCTTCGGTCGCGAGACGCCGGTCGAACTGGGCTTCAACCAGGTCGCGAAGATCTGA
- a CDS encoding DUF6318 family protein, with protein MPDAPTPAAALPDDGATARRGLAGRHLAPRGVAAIALAAAVTTAVSGCGDDSTADASTSTIAPSDMSRIAAGNTPRSSSTDPSTSLRSAASSAPATSRSASVASSASGTTSKAGAAAVVIPDAAKAHTKDGAKAFVKFYWETLDQLDAAPKENVLANLYAPTCTGCDQQALGVAENARTGVHIEGSRTTLTKLQEAPTSSLDEPVFTFDQAETPATRVESGGKRTELSAIKLRGAVRLMWDGQHWRVGMYGADRA; from the coding sequence ATGCCCGACGCACCCACCCCCGCAGCTGCTCTACCCGACGATGGCGCGACCGCACGTCGTGGACTTGCCGGGCGCCATCTCGCGCCACGTGGGGTCGCCGCGATCGCCCTGGCCGCGGCCGTGACGACGGCGGTGAGTGGGTGCGGCGACGACTCGACGGCCGATGCCTCGACGAGCACCATCGCCCCCTCCGACATGAGCCGCATCGCGGCCGGCAACACGCCGCGTTCCAGTTCGACTGACCCTTCTACGTCGTTGCGCAGCGCCGCCTCGTCGGCGCCCGCGACCTCGCGGAGTGCTTCGGTCGCGTCGAGCGCATCCGGGACGACATCCAAGGCCGGCGCCGCCGCAGTCGTCATCCCCGACGCCGCCAAGGCCCACACCAAAGACGGCGCCAAGGCCTTCGTGAAGTTCTACTGGGAAACCCTCGACCAACTGGACGCGGCACCCAAGGAAAACGTCCTGGCCAACCTGTACGCGCCGACTTGCACTGGCTGCGACCAGCAGGCTCTTGGGGTGGCAGAAAACGCTCGCACCGGAGTACACATCGAGGGATCCCGCACCACCCTCACCAAGCTCCAGGAAGCACCCACCTCATCACTGGACGAGCCCGTCTTTACCTTCGATCAAGCAGAGACACCAGCGACCCGGGTCGAGAGCGGAGGCAAGCGCACCGAGCTGAGCGCCATCAAGCTTAGGGGCGCCGTTCGACTCATGTGGGACGGCCAGCACTGGCGAGTGGGGATGTACGGTGCAGATCGCGCTTAA